One window of the Triticum dicoccoides isolate Atlit2015 ecotype Zavitan chromosome 3B, WEW_v2.0, whole genome shotgun sequence genome contains the following:
- the LOC119278377 gene encoding uncharacterized protein LOC119278377 produces METSTQNVRSGGVMEGEAPACVSKVLDEDNLLREIIVRVGFPTSLVRAAGVCTRWLSHASDRALLRRFRELHPPRLLGFYLANRERPGGARFFPALPLPPDLAAVVRRASFSLDTARRSAGFSPDTHSDGRTDVVGCWNGSILTSSQGQNYAHGRSEIIFEVHSPLCSGSEKGAAIIPALHLKVQDGICRLIRQLFFREEGDGLSYFFVTVECTRYHEDSQVHVYMLQNGDDAWRLHLTLASDLLLYPRKSPKGVLVDNRIYLPTDNEIVVLDLVSSSLSTIQLPQGVGFSPIGTTMLSRADDSSGVYLIHIKDLQLSIWLHNGDNWLLVDTICLCEISDNLFDDEPTDEILINHVGDYNEFVFLEMGRCALYLDVKRRTLRKVYEMTTEEQQLGDIYPLMMSWLPSFPALMDSPARNAT; encoded by the exons ATGGAAACCTCCACGCAGAACGTGAGAAGCGGCGGAGTAATGGAGGGCGAGGCGCCGGCGTGCGTGTCCAAGGTGCTCGACGAGGACAACCTCCTCCGAGAGATCATCGTCCGCGTCGGCTTCCCCACCAGCCTCGTCCGCGCCGCCGGCGTCTGCAcgcgctggctcagccacgcctccGACCGCGCGCTCCTCCGCCGTTTCCGCGAGCTCCACCCGCCCAGGCTCCTCGGCTTCTACCTCGCGAACAGGGAGCGTCCGGGCGGCGCGCGCTTCTTCCCGGCGCTGCCTCTGCCCCCGGATCTCGCCGCCGTCGTCCGCCGCGCAAGCTTCAGCCTGGACACCGCACGCCGCTCCGCAGGCTTCAGCCCCGACACCCACTCGGACGGGCGGACCGACGTGGTGGGCTGCTGGAACGGCAGCATCCTCACCAGCTCGCAGGGGCAGAATTACGCGCACGGTCGATCTGAAATCATATTTGAAGTGCACAGCCCGCTATGCTCCGGCTCCGAGAAAGGTGCGGCCATCATCCCAGCACTACACCTCAAAGTCCAGGATGGAATCTGCAGGCTTATTAGACAACTCTTCTTCAGAGAAGAAGGGGATGGATTGTCCTACTTTTTTGTCACGGTGGAGTGTACCAGGTATCATGAAGATTCTCAAGTGCATGTGTATATGCTGCAAAATGGTGATGATGCCTGGCGCCTGCATCTCACCTTGGCCTCCGACCTCCTCCTGTATCCACGCAAAAGCCCCAAAGGCGTGCTCGTTGACAACAGAATCTATTTGCCGACCGACAATGAAATTGTTGTCCTGGATTTGGTGTCCTCAAGCTTATCGACAATTCAGCTCCCACAAGGGGTGGGTTTTAGTCCGATAGGCACCACCATGTTGTCACGGGCTGATGATTCTTCTGGTGTATATCTCATCCATATCAAGGACCTTCAACTTAGCATCTGGCTCCACAATGGGGACAACTGGTTGCTGGTGGACACCATTTGCTTGTGTGAAATATCTGATAATTTGTTTGACGATGAGCCTACTGATGAGATCCTGATTAACCATGTGGGGGACTATAATGAGTTTGTGTTCTTGGAGATGGGTCGATGTGCACTCTACTTGGATGTCAAACGCAGGACGCTGCGTAAAGTGTATGAGATGACAACAGAGGAGCAACAGTTGGGTGATATCTATCCTCTTATGATGAGCTGGCTTCCCAGTTTCCCTGCGCTCATGGATAGTCCTGCAAG GAATGCCACGTGA